The following proteins come from a genomic window of Halorussus halophilus:
- a CDS encoding DUF7518 family protein, with translation MTDESERVEELEAQVERLEATVKGLTEELVEVNDRLETLEGDDSTLGTETTTESRPERKSDAESPARDEETKSTQSKEEDETGDDSGLGDDIIVA, from the coding sequence ATGACCGACGAGAGCGAACGAGTCGAAGAACTCGAAGCACAAGTCGAGCGACTCGAAGCGACGGTGAAGGGGTTGACAGAGGAACTGGTCGAAGTGAACGACCGACTCGAAACGCTGGAGGGCGACGACTCCACGCTCGGGACCGAGACGACCACCGAGTCCCGCCCAGAGAGGAAAAGCGACGCAGAGTCGCCCGCTCGCGACGAAGAGACTAAAAGCACCCAGTCCAAGGAAGAAGACGAGACTGGGGACGACTCAGGATTGGGCGACGACATCATCGTCGCGTAG
- a CDS encoding PGF-pre-PGF domain-containing protein: MPRRQTCLVVLISLALLVVGVVPTGGFVSGGDVSSVATDTAAVEANGLAKSDGPVKPVTRPPEPKSNESFPLSTSGKAGRPDEPGKNVSTTNPPANRGPSDDPRPKTNPTPGNRSVGKQPADVPRQGQVNRSETEPPSLNKNAGRNGQFRGNNHTNATVRRGPPAHANQNGTVNVSVRNARANEAVSLNVSNTARRNESVVFDTLDLTPTTNESFTLNATASEQAIPDKTPALDLSNGTEPLAYLSVDHSISDSNIQNVTFTFRIRKDRVNASERNEIALYRFHDETWNELPTTLVETTEDHYVYRVQSPGLSEFAAGKKTTRFEITNATVEVDTLTVGDSLTVRLRIQNRGDADGTFTASLALDDEILSERKLTIAGGGTRQLTFDRTVSTAGVYDVYVNDLRVGEVAINDSVVGDDSGTSETGSQTRSETESDEKADGASNDRRASTEVPGFGLGSALGALLVALLVASKLREKET; the protein is encoded by the coding sequence ATGCCACGAAGACAGACGTGTCTCGTCGTTCTCATCTCTCTCGCGCTCCTCGTGGTCGGTGTCGTCCCGACAGGTGGCTTCGTCTCGGGCGGCGACGTTTCGAGCGTTGCTACCGATACGGCCGCCGTCGAAGCTAACGGTCTCGCGAAATCTGACGGTCCCGTGAAGCCGGTCACGCGACCGCCAGAACCGAAATCGAACGAATCGTTTCCGCTATCGACCTCCGGAAAAGCTGGAAGGCCTGACGAGCCCGGAAAGAACGTGTCCACGACGAACCCACCGGCGAATCGGGGACCGAGCGACGACCCAAGACCGAAGACGAACCCAACGCCCGGAAACCGGTCGGTGGGCAAACAGCCCGCGGACGTTCCGAGACAAGGGCAGGTCAATCGGTCCGAAACTGAGCCACCGTCACTGAATAAGAATGCGGGTCGAAACGGCCAGTTCCGCGGTAACAACCACACGAACGCAACCGTTCGACGCGGGCCGCCGGCGCACGCCAATCAGAACGGAACGGTGAACGTCTCGGTGCGAAACGCCAGAGCGAACGAGGCGGTGTCGCTGAACGTCTCGAACACCGCGCGTCGAAACGAGTCGGTCGTCTTCGACACGCTTGACCTGACGCCAACGACGAACGAGAGTTTCACACTGAACGCGACGGCCAGCGAGCAGGCGATACCGGACAAGACGCCCGCGCTCGACCTCTCGAACGGGACAGAGCCGCTCGCCTACTTGAGCGTCGATCACTCCATCTCGGACTCGAACATCCAGAACGTCACGTTCACCTTCAGGATTCGCAAAGATCGGGTGAACGCCTCCGAGCGGAACGAAATCGCGCTCTACCGTTTCCACGACGAGACGTGGAACGAACTGCCGACGACGCTCGTGGAGACGACCGAAGACCACTACGTCTACCGCGTTCAGTCGCCCGGATTGTCGGAGTTCGCCGCCGGGAAGAAGACGACGCGGTTCGAGATAACGAACGCGACCGTCGAAGTGGACACGCTGACCGTCGGAGACTCGTTGACCGTTCGACTCCGTATCCAGAACCGAGGCGACGCCGATGGAACGTTCACCGCCTCGCTCGCACTCGACGACGAGATACTCTCGGAACGCAAACTCACCATCGCCGGTGGCGGGACGCGACAGTTGACTTTCGACCGCACCGTCTCGACTGCTGGCGTCTATGACGTGTACGTCAACGACCTCCGCGTCGGTGAAGTCGCCATCAACGACAGCGTGGTCGGCGACGATAGCGGGACGAGTGAAACTGGAAGCCAGACTCGGTCAGAGACGGAGAGCGATGAA